In bacterium, a single window of DNA contains:
- a CDS encoding inositol monophosphatase, which translates to MSGDDILRRHLREWADEAGDMARGHFRRTGPLAFKTGREAVTAADRAIETMLRERIAGAYPDDLVVGEEYGGPAPGTDLAGRRVWHLDPIDGTLNFALGLPDFCTSLAAIRDDRVEAACVQQPLVGDTFLALRGGGATLNGVALRVSDRAPLAEAVISAQFKKDGVIVSRPELLQAVFRRPLKVRKAGAIALEMAWVAAGFLDAMVAGFRDTIQTWDVGAGLLLVSEAGGELTDFRGAPYRPGGPRLVASNGLIHAEVLDLLASAGES; encoded by the coding sequence ATGAGCGGCGACGACATCCTGCGGCGGCATCTGCGGGAGTGGGCCGACGAGGCGGGGGACATGGCCCGCGGCCACTTCCGGCGCACGGGTCCCCTGGCCTTCAAGACCGGACGCGAAGCGGTGACGGCGGCCGACCGCGCCATCGAGACGATGCTGCGCGAACGCATCGCGGGGGCCTATCCGGACGACCTGGTGGTGGGCGAGGAGTACGGCGGGCCGGCGCCGGGCACCGACCTTGCCGGCCGGCGCGTGTGGCACCTCGACCCCATCGACGGGACCCTGAACTTCGCCCTCGGCCTGCCCGACTTCTGCACCAGCCTGGCGGCGATCCGCGACGATCGGGTCGAGGCCGCCTGCGTGCAGCAGCCCCTGGTCGGCGACACCTTCCTGGCCCTGCGCGGCGGGGGCGCGACCCTCAACGGCGTGGCGCTGCGCGTGAGCGACCGGGCGCCGCTGGCCGAGGCGGTGATCAGCGCCCAGTTCAAGAAGGACGGAGTCATCGTCTCGCGGCCCGAGCTGCTGCAGGCGGTGTTCCGGCGGCCGCTGAAGGTGCGCAAGGCGGGGGCCATCGCCCTGGAGATGGCGTGGGTGGCGGCGGGGTTCCTCGATGCGATGGTCGCCGGCTTCCGCGACACGATCCAGACCTGGGACGTGGGGGCGGGGCTGCTGCTGGTCAGCGAGGCGGGCGGGGAGTTGACCGACTTCCGCGGCGCGCCCTACCGGCCCGGCGGCCCGCGCCTGGTGGCGTCGAACGGGTTGATCCACGCGGAGGTGCTCGACCTGCTGGCGTCGGCCGGCGAGTCGTGA
- a CDS encoding SpoIIE family protein phosphatase produces the protein MPPQRQQTHPLGEIYRLLVSRGTHLTVGVLTVLAVLFSGWDATRTRPSDGTVWSLGKPVVEVIDILSEGTPLQRGDIIEGINANFFTSPEAASAELRRHRPGDRVEYFVRRGSQTAIEIVSLESTRVDLNDYSVNVMLAMVYLVIGFAVYLRSANERAPGLFFLLCLLFALYFMTNLQQASYFLGAIITQNIGALARFMLPAVFLHFFLVFPRKKFTLTQHPFLAPLLYIMPLMFYVRFSLDQFIGAEGAKIHAASWIVLGIYYVLGLSALLHGYFSYRDPLMRQRVRILTFGTLAAVVPFLVFKIGMEELNFQTGLTRLGAVPLAAIPISFGYCVARYQVLQIDLLLKRNLAYGLLTGTIWAIYLGGTWWLGGKVLGLVEATSGLFAAGATLGVAALLWPVRVRLQRGLDFRFYHSRDNMAALIEEFSKEIPRLIQRETLLTRVGQRLVTVLDLPGMAVYAADGDAQFPSFDLSGCISGRLPQPSLDEGREESRRRRRPDYPERLVLQAVAQVLERQGEPLWADAGEFESLDDRLAITREQAELKARVKEQHFLVEHGIQLLVPMVAQGRLVGIMALPHRGGDGEYQVHELQLLSIVAGQVALQVENSRLYEEEVAKQKLEEEMAMARRIQSRLLPSRLPSYAGVEIEAVNISSKQVSGDYYDMFERTDGKLALVIADVSGKGMPASLLASNIQAALRGQCYNCDSPGVVLERINQQIHASTDPEHFATLFLAVFDPVTRHLEYSSGGHNAPVLLRADGTVELLDKGGLPLGAFDFGTYEEGHVDLAPGDLLFLYTDGLTETKDPDGDDEFGEDRLSEVLRENRDDVVQDIFARIDTELRAYSGRSAGQVADDDITMIGLKIVAAAAVDEVAVAEGARP, from the coding sequence ATGCCGCCCCAAAGGCAGCAGACCCATCCCCTGGGGGAGATCTACCGGCTGCTCGTGTCCCGTGGCACCCATCTGACCGTTGGGGTGCTCACGGTGCTTGCCGTGCTCTTCAGCGGCTGGGACGCCACCCGCACCCGGCCCAGCGACGGCACGGTGTGGTCCCTCGGCAAGCCCGTCGTCGAGGTCATCGACATCCTCTCCGAAGGCACCCCCCTGCAGCGGGGCGACATCATCGAGGGCATCAACGCCAACTTCTTCACCTCGCCCGAAGCGGCGTCGGCCGAGCTGAGGCGCCACCGCCCCGGCGATCGCGTCGAGTACTTCGTGCGCCGGGGCTCGCAGACGGCCATCGAGATCGTGAGCCTCGAGTCGACCCGCGTCGACCTGAACGACTACTCGGTGAACGTGATGCTGGCCATGGTGTACCTGGTGATCGGGTTCGCCGTGTACCTGCGCAGCGCCAACGAGCGGGCCCCGGGCCTGTTCTTCCTGCTCTGCCTGCTCTTCGCCCTCTACTTCATGACCAACCTGCAGCAGGCGAGCTACTTCCTCGGCGCCATCATCACCCAGAACATCGGCGCCCTCGCGCGCTTCATGCTGCCGGCGGTGTTCCTGCACTTCTTCCTCGTCTTCCCGCGCAAGAAGTTCACCCTCACGCAGCACCCGTTCCTGGCGCCCCTGCTCTACATCATGCCGCTCATGTTCTACGTGCGGTTCAGCCTCGACCAGTTCATCGGGGCCGAGGGTGCGAAGATCCACGCCGCGAGCTGGATCGTCCTGGGCATCTACTACGTGCTGGGCCTGAGCGCCCTGCTGCACGGGTATTTCAGCTATCGCGACCCGCTCATGCGCCAGCGTGTGCGCATCCTCACCTTCGGCACCCTGGCCGCGGTCGTGCCCTTCCTCGTCTTCAAGATCGGCATGGAGGAACTGAACTTCCAGACGGGCCTGACGCGTCTGGGCGCGGTGCCCCTGGCCGCGATCCCCATCTCGTTCGGGTACTGCGTGGCCCGCTACCAGGTGCTGCAGATCGACCTGCTGCTCAAGCGCAACCTCGCGTACGGGCTGCTGACCGGGACCATCTGGGCGATCTACCTGGGCGGCACGTGGTGGCTCGGCGGCAAGGTCCTCGGGCTGGTGGAGGCGACGAGCGGCCTGTTCGCGGCCGGCGCCACCCTGGGCGTGGCGGCCCTGCTGTGGCCCGTGCGGGTGCGGCTGCAGCGGGGGCTCGACTTCCGCTTCTACCACTCGCGCGACAACATGGCGGCGCTCATCGAGGAATTCAGCAAGGAGATCCCGCGCCTGATCCAGCGCGAGACCCTGCTCACGCGGGTCGGCCAGCGCCTGGTCACCGTGCTCGATCTGCCGGGCATGGCCGTCTACGCCGCCGACGGCGACGCCCAGTTCCCTTCCTTCGACCTCAGCGGCTGCATCAGCGGACGCCTGCCCCAGCCCTCTCTCGACGAGGGGCGCGAGGAATCCCGCCGCCGCCGCCGGCCCGACTACCCCGAGCGCCTGGTGTTGCAGGCCGTCGCCCAGGTGCTCGAGCGCCAGGGCGAGCCCCTGTGGGCCGACGCCGGCGAGTTCGAGAGCCTCGACGACCGCCTGGCGATCACCCGCGAGCAGGCCGAACTGAAGGCCCGCGTGAAGGAGCAGCACTTCCTGGTCGAGCACGGCATCCAGTTGCTGGTGCCCATGGTGGCCCAGGGCCGCCTGGTGGGGATCATGGCCCTGCCCCACCGCGGCGGCGACGGCGAGTACCAGGTGCACGAGTTGCAGCTGCTGTCCATCGTCGCCGGGCAGGTGGCGCTGCAGGTGGAGAATTCGCGCCTCTACGAGGAGGAGGTCGCCAAGCAGAAGCTCGAGGAGGAGATGGCCATGGCGCGGCGCATCCAGTCGCGCCTGCTGCCCAGCCGCCTGCCCAGCTACGCCGGCGTCGAGATCGAGGCCGTGAACATCTCGAGCAAGCAGGTCTCGGGCGACTACTACGACATGTTCGAGCGCACCGACGGCAAGCTCGCCCTCGTGATCGCCGACGTGTCGGGCAAGGGGATGCCGGCCTCCCTGCTGGCCTCGAACATCCAGGCCGCCCTGCGCGGCCAGTGCTACAACTGCGACTCGCCGGGCGTGGTGCTCGAACGCATCAACCAGCAGATCCACGCCAGCACCGACCCGGAGCACTTCGCCACCCTCTTCCTGGCGGTCTTCGATCCCGTGACGCGCCACCTGGAATACAGCAGCGGCGGCCACAACGCGCCGGTGCTGCTGCGGGCCGACGGCACCGTCGAGCTGCTCGACAAGGGCGGCCTGCCCCTCGGCGCCTTCGACTTCGGCACCTACGAGGAGGGCCACGTCGACCTCGCTCCGGGCGACCTGCTCTTCCTCTACACCGACGGCCTGACCGAGACGAAGGACCCCGACGGCGACGACGAGTTCGGGGAGGATCGCCTCAGCGAGGTGCTGCGCGAGAACCGCGACGACGTGGTGCAGGACATCTTCGCCCGCATCGACACCGAACTGCGCGCCTACAGCGGGCGTTCGGCCGGACAGGTGGCCGACGACGACATCACGATGATCGGCCTGAAGATCGTGGCCGCCGCCGCCGTGGACGAGGTGGCGGTCGCCGAGGGGGCCCGGCCCTAG
- the smpB gene encoding SsrA-binding protein SmpB — protein sequence MAGKSDTSGIKIIAQNKRAFHEYEILDRWEAGLVLLGTEVKALRNGRVNLGDSYGEIREGEAWVVKMHIGPYEMGNRENHEPFRRRKLLLNRREIRKILPKVEERGLTLVPMKLYFKKGRVKLELGLGRGKKLHDKRDTKAKKDVERRIAKEIGRRT from the coding sequence ATGGCGGGCAAGAGCGACACCAGCGGGATCAAGATCATCGCCCAGAACAAGCGGGCCTTCCACGAGTACGAGATCCTCGACCGGTGGGAGGCCGGCCTCGTGCTGCTGGGCACCGAGGTGAAGGCCCTGCGCAACGGGCGGGTGAACCTCGGCGACAGCTACGGGGAGATCCGCGAGGGCGAGGCGTGGGTCGTGAAGATGCACATCGGGCCCTACGAAATGGGGAACCGGGAGAACCACGAGCCGTTCCGCAGGCGCAAGCTGCTGCTGAACCGGCGCGAGATCCGCAAGATCCTGCCCAAGGTCGAGGAACGCGGCCTGACCCTCGTGCCCATGAAGCTGTATTTCAAGAAGGGGCGCGTGAAGCTCGAGCTCGGCCTCGGGCGCGGCAAGAAGCTGCACGACAAGCGCGACACGAAGGCCAAGAAGGACGTCGAACGCCGCATCGCCAAGGAAATCGGCCGCCGCACCTGA